In the genome of Firmicutes bacterium HGW-Firmicutes-1, one region contains:
- a CDS encoding sugar ABC transporter substrate-binding protein, which yields MNRKSKTILIKALVICTLMSIVFFVYQKNRTIHIEFGLFAGSNWNVPISECYKIYDEAIREFEKEYPNIKVTYRSGALREDYSEWVAQKILNGNEPDVFIVPEEDFNTFSSIGMLEDLNAYIEKDHEFELDAFYDKALEAGMYDDKRYSVPMEIVPSLMCVNVTLLNKEGIVLPENDWTWGEFYKICKDVTKDTDGDHIIDQFGVYGYQWDQAFYSNGQVLFDEKGKTLQFMDAAMVETIDLVKNLNQLNLGVKVTAKDFDTGKVAFRPFTLAEYRAYRDYPYSIKKYSAFQWKYVSFPKGPGGENIAESTPLLIGMSSRTKEGKAAWEFIKYLTYNVETQLNVWDYTNGMPANKRAVEKIFERQKTGVAGVLDYEMLSNLIEDSVISLRFKKYNQIKEVIDQIIYLGIIEEKNAGQLVRDIKREVNKQLLE from the coding sequence ATGAATAGAAAAAGCAAAACTATTTTAATAAAAGCATTGGTAATATGTACTTTAATGAGTATTGTTTTTTTTGTATATCAAAAAAATAGAACAATTCATATTGAATTTGGACTTTTTGCTGGAAGTAATTGGAATGTACCAATATCAGAGTGCTATAAAATATATGATGAAGCAATTAGGGAATTTGAAAAAGAATATCCTAATATTAAAGTAACCTATAGAAGTGGTGCATTAAGAGAGGATTACTCAGAGTGGGTAGCTCAAAAGATATTGAATGGAAATGAGCCAGATGTTTTTATTGTGCCTGAAGAAGATTTTAATACATTTTCGTCAATTGGTATGTTAGAAGATTTAAATGCTTATATAGAAAAGGATCATGAATTTGAATTAGATGCTTTTTATGATAAAGCTTTAGAGGCAGGTATGTATGACGATAAAAGATACTCTGTACCAATGGAGATTGTACCCTCGCTTATGTGTGTCAATGTTACATTGCTTAACAAAGAGGGAATCGTGTTGCCAGAGAATGACTGGACTTGGGGAGAGTTTTATAAGATTTGCAAAGACGTAACAAAGGATACAGATGGTGATCATATCATCGATCAATTTGGTGTTTATGGTTATCAGTGGGATCAAGCATTTTATTCAAATGGACAAGTGCTATTTGATGAAAAAGGAAAAACGCTTCAATTTATGGATGCTGCTATGGTAGAAACAATTGATTTGGTAAAAAATTTGAATCAGTTAAATCTTGGTGTAAAGGTAACAGCTAAGGATTTTGACACGGGTAAAGTAGCGTTTAGACCCTTTACGCTTGCAGAATACAGAGCCTACAGAGATTACCCTTATAGCATAAAAAAATATTCGGCTTTTCAATGGAAATATGTGAGTTTTCCTAAGGGACCGGGTGGAGAAAACATTGCTGAATCAACGCCCTTATTAATTGGTATGAGTTCAAGGACGAAGGAAGGAAAGGCTGCATGGGAATTCATTAAATATTTAACCTATAATGTAGAAACCCAACTAAATGTTTGGGATTACACCAACGGTATGCCAGCGAATAAAAGGGCAGTAGAAAAAATATTTGAACGACAAAAAACAGGCGTTGCAGGGGTACTTGATTATGAAATGCTTTCAAACTTAATTGAAGATTCGGTGATTTCATTGAGGTTTAAAAAATACAATCAAATAAAAGAAGTCATTGATCAAATTATTTATTTGGGTATTATCGAAGAAAAAAATGCTGGACAATTGGTAAGAGATATAAAAAGAGAAGTGAACAAACAGTTATTAGAATAA
- a CDS encoding DNA-binding response regulator — protein sequence MIKILIVDDQELIRQSLELMLSSRSQFKIVGTASDGREAIAMTRKFKPDIILMDIRMPEIDGIECIKIIKENYKEIKIIVLTTFDDEEYIFESFKHGANGFLLKGISINELVHTIETVYKGGSLVEPKVASKVLALFSQMAKSDYISKVDSVDISSLSINELKIIQFIGRGMSNKEITIKMNFSEGTIRNYISNILTKLNLRDRTQIAIFAIQSSIMIREFEE from the coding sequence ATGATTAAAATACTTATTGTTGATGATCAAGAACTAATTAGACAAAGTTTGGAGTTAATGTTAAGTAGTAGAAGTCAATTTAAAATCGTAGGAACAGCATCAGATGGTAGAGAAGCCATTGCCATGACAAGAAAATTTAAACCAGACATTATTTTAATGGATATACGAATGCCTGAAATTGATGGTATAGAATGTATAAAGATCATCAAAGAAAATTACAAAGAAATAAAGATTATCGTCTTAACCACCTTCGATGATGAAGAATATATTTTTGAATCCTTTAAACATGGGGCAAATGGATTTTTATTGAAAGGTATTTCTATTAATGAGCTAGTACATACGATTGAAACTGTTTATAAGGGCGGATCTCTAGTGGAACCGAAAGTGGCTAGTAAAGTTTTAGCACTCTTTTCACAAATGGCAAAGTCAGATTATATTTCGAAAGTAGATAGTGTTGATATCAGTTCACTTAGTATTAATGAATTGAAAATCATTCAGTTTATTGGACGAGGTATGTCGAATAAAGAAATTACAATCAAGATGAATTTTAGCGAGGGAACCATTAGAAACTACATTAGCAATATTCTTACAAAACTGAATTTAAGAGATCGCACACAAATTGCTATTTTTGCAATTCAATCAAGCATCATGATAAGAGAATTCGAAGAGTAG
- a CDS encoding sensor histidine kinase yields the protein MGVVDYDKKIRWIRNGHYVINFIIILFISIIISETTLRICGKFEAREFLERAQYLPLIPWQVPVFCVLLMIIFAISNLVKSKFSLTQPVLIRILCVFDLIIGVSISYYLNLSYKGILLLIIANMILYIKEQRSRIIFIIISLIIYSFFDYDVISIKLNMFSINEYIDFYPDVQRLYIYSIKNVFTSLNEVGFIAFIFMLLQGEISENQAIKKLNSKLEITADELRTANEKLEEYARESEEIAKMKERNRLAREIHDILGHTLTSITMGIEACLAIFPIDVEKAKCQLEKILDTSKKGLLDVRRSVRELKVDTQKDYSLIKSIQNLTEDINECTDTVVKLEIVGEVMKLKNDEKQTIFRIIQESITNSMRHGKAKHIDVNIEFDYYKINIHIVDDGIGCETIKSGFGLTHMQERVDMLKGSIHYEAIKNKGFETKVSIPVRWGDAYD from the coding sequence ATGGGTGTTGTGGATTACGATAAGAAAATAAGATGGATTCGTAATGGACATTATGTTATTAATTTTATAATTATATTATTTATTTCAATTATCATTTCGGAAACAACACTTAGAATTTGTGGAAAATTCGAGGCAAGAGAGTTTTTGGAACGTGCTCAATATTTGCCTTTAATACCTTGGCAGGTTCCCGTGTTCTGTGTTTTACTTATGATTATTTTTGCAATTTCTAATTTGGTTAAGAGTAAGTTTAGCCTTACACAACCAGTATTAATTAGAATTTTATGTGTATTTGACCTAATTATTGGGGTTAGTATAAGCTATTATTTAAATCTTAGCTATAAAGGTATTTTGTTACTCATTATAGCAAATATGATTTTGTATATCAAAGAACAACGATCAAGAATTATATTTATCATCATATCATTGATTATATATAGCTTCTTTGATTACGATGTTATTTCTATTAAATTAAACATGTTCTCAATCAATGAATACATAGATTTTTACCCCGATGTGCAAAGATTATATATATACAGTATTAAGAATGTTTTTACATCCTTAAATGAAGTAGGATTCATTGCTTTTATATTTATGCTCTTACAAGGTGAGATTAGTGAAAATCAGGCTATTAAAAAACTGAATTCAAAGCTTGAGATTACAGCAGATGAGCTTCGTACTGCAAATGAAAAATTAGAAGAATATGCAAGGGAGTCTGAAGAAATTGCTAAGATGAAAGAGCGCAACAGATTGGCGCGTGAAATTCATGATATTTTAGGTCATACGCTCACAAGTATAACCATGGGAATAGAAGCCTGTTTGGCCATATTTCCAATTGATGTTGAAAAGGCAAAGTGTCAGCTTGAGAAAATTTTAGACACTTCGAAAAAAGGTCTTCTTGATGTTAGGAGATCAGTTAGAGAGTTAAAAGTGGATACGCAGAAAGATTATTCATTGATAAAATCTATACAAAACTTAACAGAAGACATCAATGAATGTACTGATACAGTGGTCAAGCTTGAAATAGTTGGTGAAGTGATGAAGCTTAAAAATGATGAAAAGCAGACTATTTTTAGAATCATTCAAGAAAGTATTACAAATTCCATGAGGCATGGAAAAGCCAAACACATAGATGTAAATATTGAATTTGACTATTACAAAATAAACATACATATTGTTGATGATGGTATTGGATGCGAAACTATAAAAAGTGGATTTGGGCTTACACATATGCAAGAACGTGTAGATATGTTAAAAGGTAGTATCCATTATGAAGCGATTAAGAACAAAGGGTTTGAAACTAAAGTCAGTATTCCAGTGAGATGGGGAGATGCATATGATTAA